The Pelagibacterium halotolerans B2 nucleotide sequence ACCTGTCCTCGGCCGATCCCAAACTTGTCGGTTCCGACAAGGTGCAGGTGATCGGCGAGACCAATTACGACGTCGCCGACCAGCTCTCCAACATGGGCATGGAAGCCATCCACCCCCGCGCGGCCAAATCGCTGCGCCAGGCCGGCATTCCCCTGCGCGTGACGAACGCGTTCGAACCCGATCACCCCGGCACGGTGATCATGAGCGATCTCGAACCCAGGACGCCGGGCGCCGAAATCATTACCGGTCTGAAGGGCGTGTTCGCGCTCGAATTCTACGATCAGGACATGGTCGGGGTGAAGGGTTACGACACAAAGATCCTCGAATCCCTGACGCGCCACAAGGTCTGGATCATCTCCAAGACCTCGAACGCCAATACCATCACCCATTATCTCAAGGGCTCGATGAAGGCGATCAAGCGGGTCGAGACCGATCTGGCCCAGGCCTTCCCCACGGCCACAACCACCCTGCGCAAGCTGGCGATGGTTTCGGCCATCGGCCGCGACCTGGGCGGCGTCCGCATCCTGCCGCGTGCCATTGCCGCGCTCGACGAGGCGGGGATCGAACCGATCGGTTTGACCGACATGATCCGCAAGGTCGACCTGCAGGTGCTGGTGGAAGAAAAGGATTTCGACGCCGCGATCATCGCGCTCCACAGAGGGCTCGTGGAAGAGCGCGCCGAGCGCAAGGCGCGGGCAGACATTCGTCGCGTTGCCTGATGGATGCCTCCGATGGCATCGCGACGACAGGCCGGTCCCCTCCCGGGGGGCCGGCTTTTTTCTTTCCTTAAAAAGGCGGTTCGGACCGAAACACCACGGGTTCTCCCCCGCTGGGATGCCTGAATCCGAGTTCGGCCGCGTGTAATTGCAGCCGGTCGGCAGCGGCAAGCGCCTCCCCGGTCGCATAGAATTCATCGCCAAGGATCGGATGCCCGATCTCTTTCATATGCACCCGCAATTGATGCGTGCGCCCCGTGATCGGGATCAGTTTGAGCCGGGTTGCGCCATCCTCGCGCCCTATGACTTCCCAGCGCGTCTGGCTGGCCCGGCCGCGCGCATGGTTGACCTCCTGGCGCGGCTTGTTCTCCCAGTCCGTCGCCAGCGGCAGATCGACGAGCCCTTCGTCCTCGGCCACATGGCCCCAGACCCGCGCGATATAAAATTTCGTCGTTTGGCGATATTCGAACTGCTTGCCGATATGGCCGTGCGCGCCCTTGTGCCTGGCCATCACGATGATGCCCGAAGTGTCCTTGTCGAGTCTGTGGATCGTTCCTGCGCCCGGAAACCGCTCCAGCGCCCGGCTTTGCAGGCTGTCGAACAGCGCCGGGTCCTTGCCCGGCACGCTCAATAGGCCCGAGGGCTTGTTGAACACCACGATGTCGGCATCCTCGTGGAGGATGTCGAGCCAGGGGTCGGTGGGTGGCCGGTAGCTGAAGGTCTTGGGCATGGGATTGAGCATGGCGATGCTCTATCAGCATTGGGTCCGCCCGAAAAGTTACCCGCTCGCCCCATTGTGGCCCACAATTTGCCACATCCGCTCCCATTATTGTGAAGTGTGTGCTATGCGCGCTGCTCAGGGTTCAATTTCTATTTCGGGTCTCATGCTTGCAAAACGGCTGATCGCGCTGTTTGCCGTCCTCGTTCTGGGGTTGTCGGCCGTGCCTGCCAACGCGCAGAGCCACACCCGTGCCGAAGTCGAGGTTCTCGCCCAGTATTACGCCCAACATTACGGCGTTCCGCTCGAACTGGTCCGTCGTGTGATCAACCGTGAGAGCACCTTCAATCCCGCGGCGCGCAACGGGCCCTATTACGGGTTGATGCAGATTTTGCCCGAGACGGCCCGCACCATGGGCTTTCGCGGTCAGCCCTCCGATCTGCTCAACGCCGAAACCAACCTTATCTACGCCGTCAAATAGGCAATGGCCAGCCATGACCGCGCCGTCCAGCTCTACGCAAAGGGCTATTATTACGAAGCCAAGGCCGCCGGCCTGCTCGAGGAAACGGGCCTGCGTCCCGGTCCCGCGAGCCCGGTCGCTCCGCTGCCGCCCACGGCCGCCGAGCCGGTGGGCGCCGCCATAACGCCGCCGCCCGTCGCCGATGTCGTCGAAACGGTCGAAATTGCCGCGGCCGACACGGTGGAGGCCGCGTTCGAAAGCACTCCGCTGGGCTTTTTGCCGCCGTCACGCCCAATGGGGCTGGAACTCGAAGAGCCCGCGCCCTCGCAAACCGATGCGCTGGTTGCCATTGCCGCTGCTCAGGCACCAGCAACTGTCCCCGCACGTCCGCAGGGTGAGACGGTCGAGCCCGAACCCGAGCGCCTGGCCTACGCCCAGTATCGCGCCTCCAGCGACGTGCCTCAGCCCATGCTGGCGCCGGGAGCCGAAACACAGTTGCGGCCCTCCCTTGATCTTGTCGGCGATACATTTGCGCTGCTCGATTCTCTGGCCAGCCCCCAGCGCTGACCGTGCCCGGTTCGCGACACTGCGAACCCAATCGTCCTCGCTCCGGGATCGGCGGGGTTGCCGTTAACCCCCGTTGTGCTAGGATTTTGGTCAAATTGGAGCGATCGAGCCCTCAACTCGGCTCTCCGGTTCGGCGGAATGGATAGTGTGGATTGCGTACCAACCGTGAAAGCCAATAAGCGCCATAGCCTGATCGCCTTTTGTGTGGCCGGTACGCTTCTTGCCGGTCCGGTCTATGGATTCGAGCTGTTCGGCATCCAGTTCTTCGGCTCGGAAGCGCAAGACGCCGACGCTGTGATCGGCGATCCGCGCACCTATGATCTGACCTTCGAGACCGGCACGGAGGGCGATGTGGATGCCGCGCTGCGCGGTGCCTCCAATCTCTGGGGCGACCGCGACCAGCCCGCATCCGGCGTGCCCGGACTTCTGGCCAAGGCGCGCGGCGATTATGCCCGCATGATCGGAGCGCTCTACAATCTGGGTTATTACGGGGGCTCGGTCTCCATACTGGTCAATGGCCGCGAGGCTTCCTCGATACCGCCCGATGCCAGCCTCCCCGAACCCAGCCAGATCAGGGTTACGGTTGATCCCGGTCCTCAATTTGTCTTCGGCCCGCTGCGCGTCACCAATCGGGCGCCCATGCCTGTTCTCGAAGCCGATAGGGTCGAGGCGCCTTCCGAAATCGGGTTCGTGACCGGCCAGGTGGCGCGCGCCACCATCATCGCCCAGACCGAACAGCGCCTCGTCGAAGCCTGGCGGCAACTGGGGTATCCCAAGGCGCAGATCGCATCGCGCGATGTGGTTGCCGACCATCCCAGCCGCACGCTCGAAGTTTCCATAGTGGTCGATCCGGGCGCCTACGCCGCCATTGGCTCCATCGGGGTCCAGGGCACACAAAATATGAGCCCGGCCTTCATCGTGCGTCAGACCGGCCTGGTCCAGGGGGCTGAATATGACCCCGACGATATCGAACGGGCCCGCGAGCGCCTGACCCGGCTGGGCGTATTCCGCTCGATGCGCATCGAGGCTGCCGAGCAGGTTCAACCCAACGGGCAGTTGCCCTATCAGATCATCGTGCAGGAACAGGCTTTGCGCCGCTTCGGCATCGGCGCGAGCTATGGCACGCTCGACGGTCTGGGCGTCGAAGGCTATTGGCTGCACCGCAATCTGTTCGGCGAGGCCGAGCGTCTGCGTCTCGATGCCCGCGTCGCCGGCATCAGTTTCCCCATCGATACCGCAGAGTTCGATTATGCCTTCGGCGGCACCTTCACCAAACCGGGCATTTTCACCCCCGAGACCGATCTCGTTGCTTCGCTCAGCGCCGATCGCTCCGTCCTGCCGCTCTATACAGAAACCTCCGTCCAGGGCCGTCTGGGCATCGAACAGCTCTTTACCGACGACATTTCCGGGGGGCTCGGGCTGCAGTTCCAGCATTCCTATTTCGAGGACGACGCGACCTTCGGAAACCGCAATTTCACGACGGCCGGTCTCTATGGGCGCGGCGTGTTCGACAATCGCGATTCCGATCTCGACCCGACCGAAGGGTTCTATCTCGAAGCCAATGTCGATCCGCTCTATGAGTTCGAGTATGAAAATTTCCTCGCCCGCGCGACGCTCGAAGGCCGCGCCTATTTCGCCTTCGACGAGGACGCCAACTATGTCCTTGCCGGCCGCGTCAAGGCGGGCGCTGTGGCGGGCCCGTCGCTGGCCGAAATTCCCCCCGACCTGCTGTTTTTTGCCGGCGGTGGCGGCTCGGTGCGCGGCTATGCCTATCGCTCCATCGGCGTCGATGACGGCATGGGCAATGTGACGGGGGGACGCTATCTCCTCGAAGCCTCGGTGGAAGGCCGCGTGCGCTTCAACGACCAGTTCGGCGCCGTCGCCTTTGTCGATGGCGGCTATGTCGCCGCCGATACATTCCCCGGCCTCGACCAGTTGCGCCTCGGAGCTGGTGTGGGCATCCGCTATTATACCGCGCTCGGACCCTTGCGGCTCGACGTCGCCGTACCCTTGAACAAGAGCCCGGGCGATCCCGATTACGCGCTCTATGTCGGTATAGGACAATCGTTCTGATGCGTGTTCTTGCGGCAATCGCTGTTGTCTCGCTCGCCATGCCGGTCCCGGCCATGGCCCAGGAAGCCGAGCGCGAAAGCCTGATGGACATGCTGGCCCGCGCCACTCAGCTCAACGAAACCGAGCAGCGCGGGGCGCTTGTCGGTTTCGTGGAAAACCAGATCTCCACGCCCGACCGTCAGATCAGGCTCAACGGCATCGATGGCGCGCTCTCGTCCAACGCCTCGATCGACCAGATCACCATTTCCGATACCGAAGGCATCTGGCTGATCGTCGAGAACGCGCAATTGCAGTGGAACCAGGGCGCGCTGCTGTTCGGGCGGTTGGAAATCCAGTCGCTTTCCGCCGATTCAATTGCCTATATCCGCAACCCGGTGTCCACTGAAGCGCCCACCGCCCCGTCCCCCGAGGCGGGCGGGTTCTCGGTTCCCGAATTGCCCGTCGCGGTAATTTTGGAGAACCTCTCGGTCCCCAATGTGCGGTTTGGTGAACAGGTCTTTGGGCTGGGCTCGGAAATCTCGCTGGCCGGATCGATGACGCTCGATGGCGGTGCCATAGATGCCGTACTCGACATCGAACGCCTCGATGGACCCGGCGGCACGCTCGATCTTGATCTGCAATACGCCAATGACACGCGCGAAATCGATCTCGGGCTAGAACTCGTCGAACCGGAAGACGGTATCGTCGCCAACCTCCTCAATATCGAGGGGCGCCCGGAAATCGCCCTGGGCCTGCAGGGTGCCGGTCCCATCGACGATCTCGATATCGATCTGACTTTTGATGCCGATGGCAACCGCATCCTGACCGGAGAGGGCACGCTCGATCAGACTACCCAGGGGTTGGCCATCGCCGCCGATTTGGGCGGCCCATTGTCCACAGTCCTGCCCGCAGCCTACCGTGACTTCTTTGGCGAACAGACCACGCTTTCACTCGACGCGCTGATGCGCGACGCCGGTGGCTTTGAAATTTCCGATCTTTCGCTCTCGGGCGGCGAGCTGTCGCTTCTGGCCAATGCCGCCACCACGGCGGACGGCTTTTTGAGCCGGCTCGATATGAGCGGCGAAATTGCCCCGGTTTCGGGCGACACGGTCACTCTGCCGGTGCCCGGCGCCTCCACCCGTATCGAGCGCGCCGGTTTCGCGGTCGATTATGGCGGTGAGGGGTCCGACCAATGGTCGGGACGCCTTGAAATGGTTGGCTTTGAGACACCCGACTTCGCAGCGCAAAGCCTGGTGCTCGACATCTCCGGGGTCGCCGCCGATCTCGACGATCCGGCCAACCGCCGCGTGACCTTCAACGGCGATGGCATGCTCGAGGGCGTCACGGCGGCGTCGGAAGAAATTTCCCAGGCACTGGGATCATCGATCGGGTTCGGCCTCGCGGGCATGTGGGAGGCGGGCCAGCCCATAACGCTTGCCCAGCTTCGCCTCGTCGCCCAGGCGCTCAATTTCGAAGCCGCCGGCCAGATCGAGGACAATGTCTTTACCGGCGATCTCGCACTCACCACCGAGTCCATCGCGCCCTTTTCCGGCCTCGCCGAACGTGAGTTGTCCGGCGCCATTGCGCTCGCCGCAAACGGCACCATCTCACCTCTGAGCGGCGGGTTCAATCTCACCCTCGATGGCACTGGCACCGATCTTTCTGTCGACGACGACATCGCCGACAATTTGCTCGACGGCACCGTTGCGCTGACGGGCCGCGTGGCGCGCAGCGAAGCCGGGCTCGAAGCCGAAACCTTCCGCATCGCCAACGAGCAGGTCGAGATGGTCGCCGACGGCACTTACGCCACCGGCACTGCCGATTTCTCCTTCGATCTGGCACTGGCCGATCTGGCCCTGATCAATCCCGAGATGTCGGGGCGCCTCACCGCAACGGGCACGGCGCAGGGCGCCGAAGGCAATATCGCTTTGCCCGCCGACATCGACATCCCCGAAGGCACGCTCGGCGGTCGCACGCTGCGCAACGCCAATATCGGCTTTGACGGCACGTCGAGCGAAGAGGGGCTCGTCGGTGCCCTCTCCGGCGCCGCAGCGCTCGACGGGTTCCGCGTCACCCTCTCAAGCGACATCGACAACAATGCCGAGCGTCTGCGCCTGTCCGACATTGCGTTCGAGGCCCCCGGCACGGCGCTTTCGGGCAATCTCACCCGCTTTGCCGACGGCCTGCTCGATGGCCGGTTGACCCTTGATGCCCCCAATATCGAAACCGCCGCCGCGCTTGCGCTGGTCGACGCCAGCGGCGCTGCCCATGCCGATATCGCCCTTGATCGCGAAGGTGAAAGCCAGAGTGCGGAAATTGCCGCCTCGCTCAACGCGGTGAGGTTCAACGATATCACAATCGGCTCGGCCGATGTCGAAGCGACGATTACCGACCTGTTCGGCGTCCCGGTCATCGACGGATCGATCAACGGCGCCGATATTGTTGCGGCAGGCACCAATGTGCAAACCGTTTCGCTCACCGCCACCGCCAGCCAGGAGACCACCCGGTTTTCGGGCGATGCGTCCCTCAACGCGGGGACCGAAGTGACTTTGGCCGGCTTGCTCGAACCCATTGCCGATGGATACCGCGTCGCGCTTGACGATTTCCGGCTCGCCCAGGGCCAGCTTTCCGCAAGCCTTGCCCAACCCGCCGAACTGACCGTCGCCGATGAGACGGTTTCGTTCTCCGGGATCGAACTGGCTGTAGGCTCCGGCCGCATCACGGCGACGGGCAGCGCCGGGCAAACTCTCGACATCGCGCTTGATGTCACAGCTTTCCCGCTCAATATCGCCAACACCATTGTTCCAGATCTTGGGTTGGCCGGAACGGTTTCGGGCACCGCGCAAATCTCGGGCGAAGCCAGCGATCCGCGCGCCAGCTTCTCGGTTGAGGCCAACGGCATCAACGCCGCCGCGATCTCCGAATTCGGCATCGCCCCGCTCACGGTTTCGGCTCAGGGCAGTTTTGCCGATAACACCGTCACGCTCTCGCAGGCCCGCGCCAACGGTTCGGGCGGCCTCAGCGCCACCGCACAGGGCACCATTCCGCTTGAAGGAACGGGCCTCAATATCGCTGTCAACGGCTCGGCCCCGCTCGCGCTCGCCAACCGCTTCGTGGCCGATCGCGGCGCGCAGATTTCAGGCACGGCAAATCTGGACGCCCGGGTGACAGGTCGTATCGACGATCCGCAGTTTTCAGGCACCGTCTCGGTCGCCAATGGTGAATTCATCGATCCCGGACTTGCACTTCGGCTGGTCGGCATCACCGGCAACGCTTCGCTCAATGCAGACCGCATGACCATCAACACGCTCACCGCCAATCTCGCCACGGGCGGCTCGGTTTCGGCTTCCGGTTTTGTCGGTCTCAATGCAGGTTTCACTTCCGATATCGCCATCACTTTCGATCAGGCGCGCTATGCCGATGGCAATCTCGTGGTCGCTACGCTCAACGGCGATCTGCGGCTCTCCGGCCCCATCGCCAATGGCGGGGGGCTTGCCGGCAATATCGACATCGAGCGCGCCGACATCACCGTTCCCGATGGCTTCGGCGGTGCCGTGAGCGTCATCGACGTCGATCATGTCCGTCCCCCTTCGCCGGTCGCCGCGACGCTGGCGCGGGCCCGCATCGACCAGCGTGCGTCGAGCACCACGACCGCCGGCGTGCCGCTTGAACTCGCCATCACGATTTCGGCGCCCAATCAGGTGTTCATCCGCGGGCGCGGTCTCGATGCCGAAGTGGGTGGTGCCGTGCAGATCAATGGCAATGTCGCCGATATCCAGCCCGTCGGCGGGCTCGAACTGATCCGGGGCCGCCTTTCGATCCTTGGCCAGCGTATCGATTTCGACGAAGGCACCGTCACCCTGATTGGCGATCTCGACCCCTTCATCAACCTTGTCGCCCGCACCCAGGGCAATGACATCACGGTCATCGTTACGGTTTCGGGTCGTGCATCATCGCCCGAGGTAACCTTCTCGTCCGATCCCATGCTGCCCCAGGACGAAGTTCTGGCGCGGCTGATCTTTGATCGTGGCGTGGGTGAACTTTCCCCGCTGCAACTGGCCCAACTGGCTGCGGCAGCAGCCGAACTGGCCGGTGGCGGCAGCGGTTCGGGTTCGCTCCTGGGCTCGTTGCGCGCGGCGGCGGGGCTCGACGACCTCGACATCGTCACGGACTCCGAAGGCAATGTCGGCGTGCGTGCCGGCGCCTATATCGACGACAACATATATCTCGGCGTCGAGGCCGGGGCCGGGGAAAGCCGGGTCACCATCGACCTCGACATCACCGAACAGCTCCGGGCGCGCGGGACCACCAGCACCACGGGCAATTCCGGTGTCGGCCTGTTCTACGAACAGGATTACTGACGGTTCTCCGATCGTGAACGGGGCTGCGTTCATGGCGCGGCGGTCGCCTTGATTGCAGCCGGTTTGCGGTCGCGCCAAGACAGGCGGTGGAACCAACCTTCGCCCCTGACTCTTATCCCTCACGACAAACAACCGCACGCGTAAGTGCAGTGAGGGAAACGGTTCCATGTTCAAAGGACTACTGCTCTGGATGATCGGCATCCCCTTGCCGCTTGTCATCCTGCTCCTGATTTTCGTGCTCTAGATACGAACGCAACTTCCCATTCGACGATGATTTCCCCGACCGTGCGCGGGCAACATAGACGGAGAACACCAATGAATTCCATCATCTACCTCGTCGGCCTCGTGGTCGTGGTTATGGCCATCCTGTCCTTCATCGGCCTCGCCTGAGCGCCCGTCACCAAGGACATAGCCCATGACCACAATAACACCCAGCGAGCCGGCAGGCACACAGGAAACCTCATCCTATGTCGATTGGCCGGCCATTCTGGCGGGCGGCATCGTGGCCGCCGCCATATCCTTTGTCATGCTCGCCTTCGGCTCGGCGATCGGGTTGACCATGACCGATCCGTTCGGTCGCGAAGGCGTATCCCTGTTCTGGATCGCCATCGCCATGGCCATCTGGGTCATCTGGGTACAGGTGTCCGCATTGATGATCGGTGGCTACCTCACGGGCCGCATGCGCCGGCGCAATTATGATGCGACCGAGGACGAATCCGACATTCGCGATGGCTTCCACGGCCTTCTTGTCTGGGCAACCGCCGTCGTCTTTGCCGCCATACTCGCCTTTGGCGGGATCGGCACCGTCGCCAACAGCCTGGGCGCTGCCGTCGGCGGCGCCGCGCAGGGCGCGGGCGCGGCGGCCGGACAGGCGATCAGCGATGAATCCGGTCCGTTCCAGTCGAGCATCGATCGGCTGCTGCGCACCGCGACAACGACCGAAGGCGATGCTGCCGCAACACGCGACGAAGTCGGCCGTATTCTGATCGATGGCGTCACCGGCGAAGGCGTTTCCGAGGATGACCGTGCCTACCTCGCCCAACTGGTCGCGGCGCGCACCGACCTCGATCAGGCCGAAGCCGAAGCGCGGGTCGACGAGACCATCGCCCAGGCCCAGAGCGTGCAGGACGACGTCGTCGCGGCCGCCGAGCAGGCCCGGACCATTGGCATTCTCGGTGCCTTTCTTACCGCTGCATCGCTGGCCATCGGGGCTGCGGGAGCCTGGTTTTCGGCTGTCACCGGTGGTAACCATCGCGACACGCATACGGTGACGCCCTTCTTTGCCCGCAGGGGTTCGCCCCTCATGTGACGATCTCCACCACCGAAAACCAAAAAGCCCCGCTTCGAGCGGGGCTTTTCATTTGGGGGTTCCCCGGTTGCCAGCCGATGATTCTAGAGCGTGTCCAGCAAAAGCATGTCCTCGACGCGATCGGGGATGGAAACGGTTTTGCGGTTCGGACACGCGATAAAACAAAGGCTTGGAGCCAAGGATTTGATTCAATCAAATCCTGAACGGCTCTAGAACTCGGACCAATCCGTTTCCACCGCCGTATTGCCCATGGAGGTACGGCGAGGCTGAGGGGAGGATGCGGAACCTTCTGCCCTCTGGTCGATATCCCACATCGCATCATCGCTGATAGCGTTCCCATCGATGGTGAACCGGGCAACGATTCCGTCCAGCGCCGTCACCTGCGTTTCGGTCTGCTCGATGGTTGCGTTGGTCTCTTCCACAAGTGCCGCGTTGTGCTGGGTCATCTCGTCGAGCAGCCGCACGGCGGAGGACACCTCGGAAATCGCCGCCGCCTGTTCGCGGCTTGCCGTTGAAATGCCGCCCATGATCTCGGCATTCTCGATCACCGCCGCACGGATTTCCCGCAGCGTTTCGGTGGCTTGCGCGACAAGTCTGGAGCCCCCGCCCACTTCGCTGGCGCTTTCCTCGATCAGCACCTTGACCTCCGAGGAGGCCTGCGCCGCCGATTGCGCCAACCGGCGCACTTCGACCGCGACAACGGCAAACCCTTTGCCCGCCTCGCCGGCCCGTGCCGCCTCCACCGAAGCGTTGAGCGCCAAAAGATTGGTCTGGAAGGCGATATCGTCGATCATCTTGATGATGTCGGAAACCTTGGCCGATGAGGTGGTGATGCGCTCCATGGCCTGATTGGCCGCGCCCATAACCGTGCCGCCCTTTTCGGCGAGGTCCGATGCCGCGCGCGTCTTGTCGAGCGCATCCTGCGCCTTTTGCGCATTGCCATTTACGGCAACGGCGAGCTGCTCCATCGAGGCAGAGGTCTCCTCGATGGTCGCCGCCTGCCGCGTCGTGCGTTCCGAAAGGTCGTTGGCACCCGAAAGGATTTCGCCTGTCGCGGTCTTGAGCGCTCGGGACGTATCCTTGAGCCGGCCCACGATCCCGGCAAACGTTTCGGCCATCGCATTTGTGTCGTCCTTGAGCTGCGCAAATGCGCCCTCATAGGCGCCGTTGACCCGCAGCGACAGATCGGCGTCGGCCATGGCCGAAAGCACCTGCCCGGTCTCCGAGAGACCCCGGTCCACCGTTTCCATCACCATATTGACGCTTTGGGCAAACCCCTCGAGTTCGGGGTCCTCGTAGCGCACGTCGATCCGCCCGGAAAAATCCCCCGCCATGGCGGCCGAAACCACGTCCTTGATACGCGCCTGCAGATCGGCGCGGATGCGATGTTCCTGCGCATCCTCTGCCGCCAGGCGTGCCTTTTCGCTGTCCATGTCGCGCATGGCCCGGCCATTGTCGCGAAAAACCATGAGCGCCTCGACCATCTGGCCGACTTC carries:
- a CDS encoding pseudouridine synthase encodes the protein MLNPMPKTFSYRPPTDPWLDILHEDADIVVFNKPSGLLSVPGKDPALFDSLQSRALERFPGAGTIHRLDKDTSGIIVMARHKGAHGHIGKQFEYRQTTKFYIARVWGHVAEDEGLVDLPLATDWENKPRQEVNHARGRASQTRWEVIGREDGATRLKLIPITGRTHQLRVHMKEIGHPILGDEFYATGEALAAADRLQLHAAELGFRHPSGGEPVVFRSEPPF
- a CDS encoding transglycosylase SLT domain-containing protein; the encoded protein is MLAKRLIALFAVLVLGLSAVPANAQSHTRAEVEVLAQYYAQHYGVPLELVRRVINRESTFNPAARNGPYYGLMQILPETARTMGFRGQPSDLLNAETNLIYAVK
- a CDS encoding autotransporter assembly complex protein TamA — its product is MKANKRHSLIAFCVAGTLLAGPVYGFELFGIQFFGSEAQDADAVIGDPRTYDLTFETGTEGDVDAALRGASNLWGDRDQPASGVPGLLAKARGDYARMIGALYNLGYYGGSVSILVNGREASSIPPDASLPEPSQIRVTVDPGPQFVFGPLRVTNRAPMPVLEADRVEAPSEIGFVTGQVARATIIAQTEQRLVEAWRQLGYPKAQIASRDVVADHPSRTLEVSIVVDPGAYAAIGSIGVQGTQNMSPAFIVRQTGLVQGAEYDPDDIERARERLTRLGVFRSMRIEAAEQVQPNGQLPYQIIVQEQALRRFGIGASYGTLDGLGVEGYWLHRNLFGEAERLRLDARVAGISFPIDTAEFDYAFGGTFTKPGIFTPETDLVASLSADRSVLPLYTETSVQGRLGIEQLFTDDISGGLGLQFQHSYFEDDATFGNRNFTTAGLYGRGVFDNRDSDLDPTEGFYLEANVDPLYEFEYENFLARATLEGRAYFAFDEDANYVLAGRVKAGAVAGPSLAEIPPDLLFFAGGGGSVRGYAYRSIGVDDGMGNVTGGRYLLEASVEGRVRFNDQFGAVAFVDGGYVAADTFPGLDQLRLGAGVGIRYYTALGPLRLDVAVPLNKSPGDPDYALYVGIGQSF
- a CDS encoding translocation/assembly module TamB domain-containing protein, yielding MRVLAAIAVVSLAMPVPAMAQEAERESLMDMLARATQLNETEQRGALVGFVENQISTPDRQIRLNGIDGALSSNASIDQITISDTEGIWLIVENAQLQWNQGALLFGRLEIQSLSADSIAYIRNPVSTEAPTAPSPEAGGFSVPELPVAVILENLSVPNVRFGEQVFGLGSEISLAGSMTLDGGAIDAVLDIERLDGPGGTLDLDLQYANDTREIDLGLELVEPEDGIVANLLNIEGRPEIALGLQGAGPIDDLDIDLTFDADGNRILTGEGTLDQTTQGLAIAADLGGPLSTVLPAAYRDFFGEQTTLSLDALMRDAGGFEISDLSLSGGELSLLANAATTADGFLSRLDMSGEIAPVSGDTVTLPVPGASTRIERAGFAVDYGGEGSDQWSGRLEMVGFETPDFAAQSLVLDISGVAADLDDPANRRVTFNGDGMLEGVTAASEEISQALGSSIGFGLAGMWEAGQPITLAQLRLVAQALNFEAAGQIEDNVFTGDLALTTESIAPFSGLAERELSGAIALAANGTISPLSGGFNLTLDGTGTDLSVDDDIADNLLDGTVALTGRVARSEAGLEAETFRIANEQVEMVADGTYATGTADFSFDLALADLALINPEMSGRLTATGTAQGAEGNIALPADIDIPEGTLGGRTLRNANIGFDGTSSEEGLVGALSGAAALDGFRVTLSSDIDNNAERLRLSDIAFEAPGTALSGNLTRFADGLLDGRLTLDAPNIETAAALALVDASGAAHADIALDREGESQSAEIAASLNAVRFNDITIGSADVEATITDLFGVPVIDGSINGADIVAAGTNVQTVSLTATASQETTRFSGDASLNAGTEVTLAGLLEPIADGYRVALDDFRLAQGQLSASLAQPAELTVADETVSFSGIELAVGSGRITATGSAGQTLDIALDVTAFPLNIANTIVPDLGLAGTVSGTAQISGEASDPRASFSVEANGINAAAISEFGIAPLTVSAQGSFADNTVTLSQARANGSGGLSATAQGTIPLEGTGLNIAVNGSAPLALANRFVADRGAQISGTANLDARVTGRIDDPQFSGTVSVANGEFIDPGLALRLVGITGNASLNADRMTINTLTANLATGGSVSASGFVGLNAGFTSDIAITFDQARYADGNLVVATLNGDLRLSGPIANGGGLAGNIDIERADITVPDGFGGAVSVIDVDHVRPPSPVAATLARARIDQRASSTTTAGVPLELAITISAPNQVFIRGRGLDAEVGGAVQINGNVADIQPVGGLELIRGRLSILGQRIDFDEGTVTLIGDLDPFINLVARTQGNDITVIVTVSGRASSPEVTFSSDPMLPQDEVLARLIFDRGVGELSPLQLAQLAAAAAELAGGGSGSGSLLGSLRAAAGLDDLDIVTDSEGNVGVRAGAYIDDNIYLGVEAGAGESRVTIDLDITEQLRARGTTSTTGNSGVGLFYEQDY
- a CDS encoding methyl-accepting chemotaxis protein, whose product is MLSRLSVAQRIYASFGAMIALLAAIVALAYFGVSAVSQTFSEYRVAARQTVAISGFVEQLSAARLADLDYRLETSAETAQTLADRIAALQANDPEVMALFTADAETEAAIAAFASSAQAYEAAFVEMTQLQAQIDAEIVQLRAVGDQLRTDATAALRAVSGNFNATGSAGFGVQSTILTQLEVEQFLLTADPARLEAAAEHAAFAKENLQKLHDAVISNSQKATANRMMDGLDAYMAQATSLAQAVHARNGVMSDELDVLGPQMEEAFGAMLASVQARQDALGPSGAAMAATTLNAVLIAGIVALVFGTGLAILIGRGLSSTIKQIAGRMRQLADGDFDLELDQQQRHEVGQMVEALMVFRDNGRAMRDMDSEKARLAAEDAQEHRIRADLQARIKDVVSAAMAGDFSGRIDVRYEDPELEGFAQSVNMVMETVDRGLSETGQVLSAMADADLSLRVNGAYEGAFAQLKDDTNAMAETFAGIVGRLKDTSRALKTATGEILSGANDLSERTTRQAATIEETSASMEQLAVAVNGNAQKAQDALDKTRAASDLAEKGGTVMGAANQAMERITTSSAKVSDIIKMIDDIAFQTNLLALNASVEAARAGEAGKGFAVVAVEVRRLAQSAAQASSEVKVLIEESASEVGGGSRLVAQATETLREIRAAVIENAEIMGGISTASREQAAAISEVSSAVRLLDEMTQHNAALVEETNATIEQTETQVTALDGIVARFTIDGNAISDDAMWDIDQRAEGSASSPQPRRTSMGNTAVETDWSEF